From the genome of Sulfurimonas paralvinellae:
AAGTATCGTTTCTACTCTTACGGCGACGTTATGTTGATACTGTAACCCTTCCATTTTTAACAACTATCTCACCGCTGAGTTCAGCTTCAAAAACTCTATTTGAAAACTTTTTCAATGCTTCTTCATAGCTTGGATTTTTTGCACAAAAAGATAAAAAATCATCACTCTCTTGCTTTGCTTCTTGACTCACGCAGGTAAATTTATCTATAAAGCTTCAAGATTATAGATTGCTTCTGCCTTGCCCTCTTCAAGCAAAAGATTAGTACCTTGACTCTCAGATATTCTATGCGGCAGAACATAGATTTTTTTGCCCATTTTCATAGCATACTCCACACTGCGCATCGTTCCTGAGTCAATATCCGCATAGGTAACAACCAACACATCGCCAAGAGCTACGACCACTTCATTTCTCAAGACGAAATTATATCTGTTCGAGGGTGTTTTTGAAGGAAACTGGCTCATAATCAAACCCTCTTTTTCAATATCACAGATAAGATTTCTATTGATGGCGGGATAACGCTTATCTAAACCGGTCGCAGCGACCATGATGGTATTTTTAGCCCCTGCCGCTTTATGTGCAATGGCATCGACACCGATAGCACCGCCACTCACAACCACAACTCCTTGCTTTGCAAGTTTTCCTGCCAAAAGATGTGTCATCTCACGCACATACTGATTTGGCTTGCGTGAGCCGACAATAGATACTTTTTTATTGTCTAAAAGATCAGTATTGCCGATACAGAAAAGTTCTTTGGGATATTTTTTCATAGATTCAAGTGCATCTATATGAAAATCTATCCTTTGCATCGTAAACTTCTAGTAGATCTTATTGACAAGTACGAGATCAACATCTTTGGCAAAAAGCTTTTTCGATTCATACAGTGCTTCAAGTGTATTTTTATGAGGATGTCCTATTGCAATGGCAGTTCCGTGTGCTTTTGCAACCGCTATAGCTTTTTTGATCTGTCCTAAAACATATGGTTTATCCATATGATGATCCAAAAAAACATCACGTGCAACATATTTCAAGCCAAAATTTTTCATAACTTTAGGAGCCTGTGTTTGTGCAGTCGTGCGTGAGTCAATAAAATGGATATGATATTTATTGAGTGCAAATATCAATCTGTTCATTGCAACTTCATTAGAAGTAAACTTACTTCCCGTATGGTTGTTAATGTAAGCAACCTTTGGAAAAAGTTTTTTGATATCGGCAACTCTTTGAAGTATCTCCTGCTGCGACTCTCTTACACGCAGTGTATACGGTTCTTCTTTACTGAAGTGCATCGCTTCCATCGGAAGGTGAACCATATAAAACTTCTCGTGAGCCGCCAATTTTGCCGAGTTTGGACGTGCTGCACGAGGAGGCAAAAAAGACATTGTCAATGGAATACCGACACTTTTAATAGCACGTACCTGAGAGGCCGTCTGTACATCATCGATGATAATCGCCAATTTTGGTTTTGCAGCATAGAGCTTTGGTTTTGTAAGCGGTACCTTTGGCGGATTTGCCAATGCTTCACTCTCTATCTCATGGGCAGCGGAGTTGTAGGTTTTTGACTCTTTTTTCAGCACCTCTTCAAGCTGTTTTTTTACATTTGTTTTTTTGGGTTGTGATTTTGAAGGGAGTTTACGGACTTTCTCTTTTGTTACAGTTTTTACCGTTTTTTCTTCGGCACTGCTGTACCCGAAATAATAACCGATAAGAATCGAACTGAGCACCAAAGCAACAAGGGCAAGTGCCCATGCTGTGTACATTAGTACTTTAGAACTACTTTGCTTTTTTTTACTTTTTTTTCTTTTTGCCATCTTGAAACTTTTTGTAAATTTGTGAAACTATATCCTAAATATATTAAATAAATAATTTCATGACACTATGTCATAAAAATTTATAACAATTTTTCATGTGCTTATTTTAAGATAATTTTAGTATAATTGCGCGTTCCTTTCTCTTTGTAATCTCACAATTGAGACTATATTTAGATCCGAAAGGGAAACATGAAGCCAGTCAATGGCAATACCAAGAGGAGATCATACTATATGAGAAACTACGAAAACCTAGTAATCGTAAAACCTACATTAACTGCTGAAGAGATTCAAGCAGCTATAAAAAATGTTGAAGATATTATAACTTCTAACGGTGGCGAAATCGCTGCTGAAGATGCAATGGGAATGAGAAAACTTGCATACCCAATTGATAAAAAC
Proteins encoded in this window:
- a CDS encoding divergent polysaccharide deacetylase family protein, with the protein product MAKRKKSKKKQSSSKVLMYTAWALALVALVLSSILIGYYFGYSSAEEKTVKTVTKEKVRKLPSKSQPKKTNVKKQLEEVLKKESKTYNSAAHEIESEALANPPKVPLTKPKLYAAKPKLAIIIDDVQTASQVRAIKSVGIPLTMSFLPPRAARPNSAKLAAHEKFYMVHLPMEAMHFSKEEPYTLRVRESQQEILQRVADIKKLFPKVAYINNHTGSKFTSNEVAMNRLIFALNKYHIHFIDSRTTAQTQAPKVMKNFGLKYVARDVFLDHHMDKPYVLGQIKKAIAVAKAHGTAIAIGHPHKNTLEALYESKKLFAKDVDLVLVNKIY
- a CDS encoding DNA-processing protein DprA, which gives rise to MQRIDFHIDALESMKKYPKELFCIGNTDLLDNKKVSIVGSRKPNQYVREMTHLLAGKLAKQGVVVVSGGAIGVDAIAHKAAGAKNTIMVAATGLDKRYPAINRNLICDIEKEGLIMSQFPSKTPSNRYNFVLRNEVVVALGDVLVVTYADIDSGTMRSVEYAMKMGKKIYVLPHRISESQGTNLLLEEGKAEAIYNLEAL